Proteins encoded in a region of the Streptomyces akebiae genome:
- a CDS encoding serine/threonine-protein kinase — translation MSGTEESASPAGEEASRQSCQRPGCSGSYEDVGGGELYCDECGLAPVVSTSGMVNSPPTGITGGGRGSHGSGSSSTRSSRSSARSSQSRRSVSGRLSRALSGRSTGRSVSVRSSGKTSGTSGRARLGVGLVQVPDVPRPDPRSMVLETAEVPERKRFCSRSDCGAPVGRARGERPGRTEGFCTKCGHPYSFVPKLHAGDIVRGQYEVVGCLAHGGLGWIYLAIDRAVSDRWVVLKGLLDTGDQDAMAAAISERRFLAEIEHSNIVRIYNFVEHLDQRTGSLDGYIVMEYVGGKSLKEIANGRRTTDGRRDPLPVEQACAYGIEALEALGHLHSRNLLYCDFKVDNAIQTEDQLKLIDMGAVRRMDDDESAIYGTVGYQAPEVADVGPSVASDLYTVARTLAVLTFDFQGYTNVFVDSLPDPDNIEVFRQYESFYRLLVRATDPDPARRFASAQEMSEQLTGVLREVVSLQTGRARPALSTIFGPEVKVTDTELFAKLDGDVSRLGTRVVPVGRGLWRGRAAAARNGGSASGSLPGKGGSLFGSLEGKGGSPAASLAGNGSSPSASLTGNGGSPSASLAGNGGSPSGTPALLTAGAAVPTRLTRQLDTAAAALALPVPRVDPGDPNAGFLAGLMTSAPTELITALHAAPSGSLELRLRELRARLEMAEFTIALATLDALERDHPDDWRVVWYRGVAALATGDHENAALSFDAIYDAFPGEPAPKLALGLCAEVLGQLDNAAEYYRLVWTTDPSFVSAAFGLARVRLTAGDRENAVRTLESVPEASIHYTAARVAAVRARLRHRTEATLGAGATAGGAASEAPFLDDLTAAAGQVEALGGYGLDAVRREQLSTEVLGCALDWVLSGSQGAAPPAGERVLLGSTLDERGLRFGLERSYRTLARLAQGGEERIDLVERANRYRPRTWV, via the coding sequence GTGAGTGGGACAGAGGAGAGCGCGAGCCCGGCGGGCGAAGAGGCGTCGCGGCAGTCGTGCCAGCGGCCCGGTTGCTCGGGTTCGTACGAGGACGTGGGCGGCGGCGAGCTGTACTGCGACGAGTGCGGTCTGGCGCCGGTCGTCTCGACGAGCGGCATGGTCAACTCCCCGCCCACCGGCATCACCGGGGGCGGGCGCGGCTCGCACGGCTCCGGTTCCAGCAGCACGCGCTCCTCGCGTTCGTCCGCGCGCTCCTCGCAGTCCCGGCGCTCGGTCTCCGGCCGGCTCTCCCGTGCCCTGTCGGGCCGGTCGACGGGCCGCTCGGTGTCGGTGCGCAGCTCCGGCAAGACCTCCGGCACCTCGGGGCGGGCGCGGCTCGGCGTGGGTCTGGTCCAGGTCCCCGACGTACCACGTCCCGACCCGCGCTCGATGGTGCTGGAGACCGCCGAGGTGCCCGAGCGGAAGCGGTTCTGCTCGCGCTCCGACTGCGGGGCACCGGTCGGCCGGGCACGCGGTGAGCGGCCCGGGCGCACGGAGGGTTTCTGCACCAAGTGCGGCCACCCGTACTCCTTCGTGCCGAAACTGCACGCGGGCGACATCGTGCGCGGCCAGTACGAGGTCGTGGGCTGTCTGGCACACGGCGGTCTGGGCTGGATCTATCTGGCCATAGACCGGGCGGTGTCGGACCGCTGGGTGGTGCTGAAGGGCCTGCTGGACACCGGCGACCAGGACGCGATGGCCGCCGCGATCTCCGAGCGCCGCTTCCTCGCCGAGATCGAGCACTCCAACATCGTCCGCATCTACAACTTCGTCGAGCACCTCGACCAGCGCACCGGCTCGCTGGACGGGTACATCGTCATGGAGTACGTCGGCGGCAAGTCGCTGAAGGAGATCGCCAACGGCCGCCGCACGACGGACGGCCGCCGCGACCCGCTGCCGGTCGAGCAGGCGTGCGCGTACGGCATCGAGGCCCTGGAGGCGCTCGGTCACCTCCACAGCCGCAACCTGCTGTACTGCGACTTCAAGGTCGACAACGCGATCCAGACCGAGGACCAGCTCAAGCTGATCGACATGGGCGCGGTGCGCAGGATGGACGACGACGAGTCGGCCATCTACGGCACCGTCGGCTACCAGGCGCCCGAAGTCGCCGACGTGGGCCCGTCCGTCGCCTCCGACCTGTACACGGTCGCCCGGACGCTCGCGGTCCTCACCTTCGACTTCCAGGGCTACACGAACGTGTTCGTGGACTCCCTGCCCGATCCCGACAACATCGAGGTCTTCCGCCAGTACGAGTCCTTCTACCGGCTGCTCGTACGTGCCACCGACCCCGACCCGGCCCGTCGGTTCGCCTCCGCGCAGGAGATGTCGGAGCAGTTGACGGGTGTGCTGCGGGAGGTCGTCTCCCTCCAGACGGGACGGGCCCGTCCCGCCCTGTCGACGATCTTCGGGCCCGAGGTGAAGGTCACGGACACGGAGCTGTTCGCGAAGCTGGACGGGGATGTGTCCCGGCTGGGGACGCGGGTGGTTCCGGTGGGGAGGGGGCTGTGGCGAGGCAGGGCGGCTGCCGCGCGGAACGGGGGTTCGGCTTCCGGATCGCTGCCGGGGAAAGGTGGTTCGCTTTTCGGCTCCCTTGAGGGGAAGGGTGGTTCGCCTGCCGCTTCCCTCGCCGGGAACGGGAGTTCGCCTTCCGCTTCGCTCACGGGGAACGGCGGTTCGCCTTCCGCCTCCCTCGCCGGGAACGGCGGTTCGCCTTCCGGTACGCCCGCCCTGCTGACCGCCGGCGCGGCCGTCCCCACCCGGCTCACCCGACAGCTCGACACCGCCGCCGCGGCCCTCGCGCTGCCCGTCCCGCGCGTGGACCCGGGGGACCCGAACGCCGGGTTCCTGGCGGGGCTGATGACCTCCGCGCCGACCGAGCTGATCACGGCGCTGCACGCCGCCCCCAGCGGCTCGCTGGAGCTGCGGCTGCGCGAGCTGCGGGCCCGGCTGGAGATGGCCGAGTTCACCATCGCCCTGGCCACCCTGGACGCCCTGGAGCGGGACCACCCCGACGACTGGCGGGTGGTCTGGTACCGGGGCGTGGCCGCGCTCGCCACCGGCGACCACGAGAACGCCGCGCTCTCCTTCGACGCGATCTACGACGCCTTCCCGGGCGAGCCGGCCCCCAAGCTGGCCCTCGGCCTGTGCGCCGAGGTGCTGGGGCAGCTGGACAACGCCGCCGAGTACTACCGCCTGGTGTGGACGACCGACCCCAGCTTCGTCAGCGCCGCGTTCGGGCTCGCCCGGGTGCGGCTGACCGCCGGGGACCGGGAGAACGCCGTCCGGACCCTGGAGTCCGTACCGGAGGCGTCGATCCACTACACCGCCGCCCGGGTCGCCGCCGTGCGGGCGCGGCTCAGACACCGTACGGAGGCGACGCTCGGAGCGGGAGCCACGGCGGGCGGAGCCGCGTCGGAGGCCCCCTTCCTGGACGATCTGACCGCGGCCGCCGGGCAGGTCGAGGCGCTCGGCGGGTACGGTCTGGACGCGGTGCGTCGCGAGCAGTTGTCCACAGAGGTCCTCGGCTGCGCCCTGGACTGGGTACTCTCCGGGAGCCAGGGTGCCGCGCCCCCGGCCGGCGAGCGGGTGCTGCTCGGCAGCACGCTGGACGAGCGCGGACTCCGCTTCGGACTGGAGCGGTCGTACCGCACTTTGGCCCGGCTCGCCCAAGGCGGCGAGGAGAGGATCGACCTGGTGGAACGTGCCAACCGTTACCGCCCCCGGACGTGGGTGTAG
- a CDS encoding glutamate ABC transporter substrate-binding protein: MNAVRRLRAGLKGWGGVGAMAVLCALTLVFALVLPVKGTRGDGATGTGGQGVARGTQVRADECDTMKDPENQSPRPSSNESGPAIERIRNNDVLTVGVDQNSFRWGYRDPNSSKDEAELEGFDIDIVHRIAEEILGDRDKVRFRAIPTSQRIPALQDGIVDMVVRTMTISCDRMKDVAFSQPYFKTGQQVLAPKSSTIKGYGKTLAGKKICTAATSTAWSTLEAGKKSGKLPASADISLTVPNQLDCLVRLQLGEVDAVVTDGALAASQAAQDPTVDLKGAPFTTEYYGVAMNLKDADLVRRVNQVLVDYLKDGWQDSYDTWLSGTLGDDSAQSRPPSPQQYRD, translated from the coding sequence ATGAACGCGGTACGGCGCCTGCGGGCCGGTCTCAAGGGCTGGGGCGGCGTGGGCGCGATGGCTGTCCTCTGCGCCCTGACCCTGGTCTTCGCCCTGGTGCTGCCGGTGAAGGGCACCCGCGGCGACGGCGCGACGGGCACCGGGGGTCAGGGGGTGGCCCGGGGCACGCAGGTGCGGGCGGACGAGTGCGACACCATGAAGGACCCGGAGAACCAGAGCCCGAGGCCCTCCTCGAACGAGTCCGGCCCGGCGATCGAGCGGATCAGGAACAACGACGTCCTCACGGTCGGCGTCGACCAGAACAGCTTCCGCTGGGGCTACCGCGATCCGAACAGCAGCAAGGACGAGGCCGAGTTGGAGGGCTTCGACATCGACATCGTGCACCGCATCGCCGAGGAGATACTGGGCGATCGGGACAAGGTCCGTTTCCGCGCGATTCCCACCAGCCAGCGCATTCCCGCGCTCCAGGACGGGATCGTCGACATGGTGGTCCGCACCATGACGATCAGCTGCGACCGCATGAAGGATGTCGCCTTCTCCCAGCCGTACTTCAAGACCGGGCAGCAGGTCCTGGCCCCCAAGTCCTCGACGATCAAGGGCTACGGCAAGACGCTGGCGGGCAAGAAGATCTGCACGGCGGCCACTTCCACCGCCTGGTCCACCCTTGAGGCGGGCAAGAAGTCGGGCAAGCTGCCCGCCTCCGCCGACATCTCCCTGACCGTCCCCAACCAACTCGACTGCCTGGTGCGGCTCCAACTCGGCGAGGTCGACGCCGTGGTGACCGACGGAGCGCTCGCAGCGAGTCAGGCGGCGCAGGATCCGACGGTCGATCTGAAGGGCGCTCCGTTCACCACCGAGTACTACGGCGTGGCGATGAACCTGAAGGACGCGGATCTGGTACGCCGGGTCAATCAGGTGCTGGTGGACTACCTCAAGGACGGCTGGCAGGACTCGTACGACACGTGGCTCTCCGGGACGCTCGGCGACGACTCGGCGCAGTCCCGGCCGCCTTCCCCCCAGCAGTACAGAGACTGA